In one Stenotrophomonas maltophilia genomic region, the following are encoded:
- a CDS encoding sensor histidine kinase: protein MTSGWRLWCRGIAVTGLLLLASATVAATLDMAGETPRLRRFGAAEGLPSRMVVALAEDRQGYIWAATDGGLARYDGTTLRVWQHEPERPGSLPGNEIETLLVDPLDRVWVGINGKGIARLDADRERFSSFDTVNNECQSQFWTLAYADDALWIGTSGHGVCRFGEDGSLRFFQHDPQRPGGLPSNTIFSSLVDAQGRLWVGTEAGVARWNGNGFEAIAPRELGRVSVLRLSRDPDGSIWVGSQNEGLFRIDAQDRVSRPRWSGSDRFRSALVLADRQGGYWAGTSDGLLRGDAQTLWRLEGDRGSGFLTAHSGVLDLLQDHEGGVWVALLSQGLAYLPPDWRRFSTWNQLDGKPLDSQYLLSAATDGRNYYVSSAHGVYRIDAQGVLSLLASDRELGSGAVWSVLPRPDGRLWLGRAGRITVYDPATRATREWRIDGGSDLRQRIDLMRQAPDGTAWVSVMNVGVQQRLDDGRVLRSFPVEGFRGLGDAPIEQIRFDPRGQAWVMGDMGLWRQQGERFEAVPGVSRGSIYDLVWIDPQQLWLARQGAFERYQWDGMSLRLVQRVDAAAGVPPLSMGGLALADDGRLWATTPRGLLRWDPRTKRLRQFTERDGLPDAEFTGRPPAVNADGRVLAVTQTGAVGFDVNAADTPLPSSALVIAQVRVRRDDARGWQPLPTTGVLLLGPDDRDLQIDARLLSYGNPQGNRYRFRVQGYDQNWVEQGGDGQRTLSRLAPGAYVIEVQAATDSGPWTPSQQLQVKVLPPWWRSGMAIFGYLLLGSLLLLVLAWAIRSRLRRRQQWQLTVHKQQLAEQASQAKSHFLATLGHEVRTPMTGVLGMSELLLATSLDPVQRSYAGSIQQAGSHLLRLVNDALDLARIEAGRLELDLRPFDLAALLDQVQMLMRPMAQQRQLDFVREDALPGPISVSGDEMRIRQILLNLLGNAIKFTERGQVGLGVRLQEDGGGVCFEVFDTGPGINAEQQQRLFHRFEQADGPRTASRYGGSGLGLAICQELAVAMGGRIDVDSQPGRGARFRVQLPLPWTRQAAHSGSDRASPPPLPPLRILLVEDDATVADVIAGLLRGRGHDVVHVLHGLGALSEIATEGFDVGLLDLDLPALDGTAIARQLRAMGYELPLVAVTARSDAYAEAQVLAAGFDGFLRKPVTGDMLVAAIVQARSKRQGEG from the coding sequence ATGACGAGTGGCTGGCGTCTGTGGTGCCGAGGCATCGCAGTAACGGGTCTGCTGCTGCTGGCAAGCGCCACGGTGGCCGCGACTCTGGACATGGCTGGGGAGACACCACGACTGCGCCGCTTCGGCGCCGCCGAGGGCTTGCCGTCGCGCATGGTCGTGGCCCTGGCCGAGGACCGCCAGGGGTACATCTGGGCGGCCACCGATGGTGGGCTGGCCCGCTATGACGGCACGACGCTGCGGGTCTGGCAGCATGAACCGGAGCGGCCGGGTTCGCTGCCGGGCAACGAGATCGAGACCCTGCTGGTGGATCCGCTGGACCGGGTGTGGGTCGGCATCAACGGCAAGGGCATCGCCCGGCTGGACGCGGATCGCGAGCGTTTCTCCAGCTTCGATACGGTGAACAATGAATGCCAGAGCCAGTTCTGGACACTGGCCTATGCGGACGATGCGCTGTGGATCGGCACCAGCGGCCATGGCGTGTGCCGCTTCGGCGAGGATGGCAGCCTGCGCTTCTTCCAGCATGATCCGCAGCGCCCCGGCGGCTTGCCCAGCAACACCATCTTCAGCAGCCTGGTCGACGCGCAGGGCCGCCTGTGGGTCGGTACCGAGGCCGGTGTCGCCCGCTGGAACGGCAACGGCTTCGAGGCCATCGCGCCGCGCGAGCTGGGCAGGGTCAGCGTGCTGCGTCTCAGCCGCGACCCCGATGGATCGATCTGGGTCGGCAGCCAGAACGAAGGCCTGTTCCGCATCGATGCCCAGGACCGCGTCAGCCGTCCACGCTGGTCCGGCAGTGATCGCTTTCGCTCGGCACTGGTGCTGGCGGATCGGCAGGGAGGCTACTGGGCAGGTACCTCGGATGGGCTGCTGCGCGGTGATGCGCAGACACTGTGGCGCCTGGAGGGCGATCGCGGCAGCGGCTTCCTGACCGCCCACAGCGGCGTGCTCGATCTGCTGCAGGACCACGAAGGCGGGGTCTGGGTGGCCCTGCTGAGCCAGGGGTTGGCCTATCTGCCGCCGGACTGGCGCCGCTTCTCCACCTGGAACCAGCTCGACGGCAAACCGCTGGACAGCCAGTACCTGCTCAGCGCGGCCACCGATGGCCGGAATTACTACGTGAGTTCGGCACACGGCGTGTACCGGATCGATGCGCAGGGCGTGCTGAGTCTGCTTGCCAGTGATCGCGAGCTGGGCAGTGGCGCGGTCTGGTCGGTATTGCCGCGGCCGGACGGCCGCCTCTGGCTGGGCCGCGCCGGGCGCATCACCGTCTATGACCCGGCCACCCGCGCAACCCGGGAGTGGCGCATCGACGGCGGCTCCGACCTGCGCCAGCGCATCGACCTGATGCGGCAGGCGCCGGATGGCACCGCCTGGGTGTCGGTGATGAACGTCGGCGTGCAGCAGCGTCTGGACGATGGCCGGGTGCTGCGCAGCTTCCCCGTCGAGGGATTCCGCGGCCTGGGCGATGCGCCGATCGAGCAGATTCGATTCGATCCGCGCGGGCAGGCCTGGGTGATGGGGGACATGGGCCTCTGGCGCCAGCAGGGTGAGCGCTTCGAGGCGGTTCCTGGCGTCTCGCGGGGATCGATCTACGACCTGGTGTGGATCGATCCGCAGCAGCTGTGGCTCGCCCGCCAGGGCGCCTTCGAGCGCTACCAGTGGGACGGCATGAGCCTGCGCCTGGTGCAGCGCGTCGATGCTGCCGCCGGTGTGCCACCCCTGAGCATGGGTGGGCTGGCCTTGGCCGACGATGGCCGCCTGTGGGCCACCACGCCGCGCGGTCTGCTGCGCTGGGATCCGAGAACGAAGCGGCTGAGGCAGTTCACCGAGCGCGACGGACTGCCCGATGCCGAATTCACCGGCCGACCGCCTGCGGTGAACGCCGATGGCCGCGTGCTCGCGGTGACCCAGACCGGCGCGGTCGGTTTCGACGTCAATGCCGCCGACACCCCACTGCCATCCTCCGCGCTGGTGATCGCGCAGGTGCGCGTACGTCGCGACGATGCGCGCGGCTGGCAACCCCTGCCGACCACCGGGGTGCTGCTGCTGGGTCCGGATGACCGTGATCTGCAGATCGACGCGCGGCTGCTCTCGTACGGCAACCCGCAGGGCAACCGCTATCGGTTCCGGGTGCAGGGCTATGACCAGAACTGGGTGGAGCAGGGCGGCGACGGCCAGCGCACGCTGTCGCGCCTCGCGCCCGGTGCCTACGTGATCGAAGTACAGGCGGCCACCGACAGTGGTCCGTGGACGCCGTCGCAGCAACTGCAGGTGAAGGTATTGCCGCCCTGGTGGCGCAGCGGCATGGCGATCTTCGGCTACCTGCTGCTGGGCTCGTTGCTGCTGCTGGTGCTGGCATGGGCGATCCGCAGCCGTCTGAGAAGGCGCCAGCAGTGGCAGCTGACCGTGCACAAGCAGCAGCTCGCCGAGCAGGCCTCGCAGGCCAAGAGCCACTTCCTGGCCACGCTGGGTCATGAGGTGCGCACGCCGATGACCGGCGTACTGGGCATGAGCGAACTGCTGCTGGCCACATCACTGGATCCGGTACAGCGCAGCTATGCCGGATCGATCCAGCAGGCGGGCAGCCATCTGCTGCGTCTGGTCAACGATGCCCTGGACCTGGCCCGGATCGAAGCCGGGCGGCTGGAGCTGGACCTGCGTCCGTTCGATCTTGCCGCGCTGTTGGACCAGGTGCAGATGCTGATGCGGCCGATGGCGCAGCAGCGCCAGCTCGATTTTGTACGCGAGGATGCCTTGCCCGGCCCGATCAGCGTCAGTGGCGATGAAATGCGCATCCGCCAGATCCTGCTGAACCTGCTCGGCAATGCCATCAAGTTCACCGAGCGCGGCCAGGTCGGCCTGGGCGTGCGGCTGCAGGAGGATGGCGGCGGGGTGTGCTTCGAGGTGTTCGATACCGGCCCCGGCATCAATGCCGAACAGCAGCAGCGTCTGTTCCATCGCTTCGAGCAGGCCGATGGCCCGCGGACAGCATCGCGCTATGGCGGCAGCGGTCTGGGCCTGGCGATCTGCCAGGAACTGGCCGTGGCGATGGGTGGGCGCATCGATGTCGACAGCCAGCCGGGCAGGGGCGCACGGTTCCGCGTGCAGCTGCCGCTGCCGTGGACCCGCCAGGCTGCCCACAGTGGTTCCGACAGGGCGTCGCCACCGCCGCTGCCGCCGCTGCGCATCCTGCTGGTCGAAGATGACGCCACGGTAGCGGACGTCATCGCCGGCCTGCTGCGCGGTCGTGGCCACGACGTAGTGCACGTGCTGCACGGCCTGGGGGCCTTGTCGGAGATCGCGACCGAGGGGTTCGATGTCGGTCTGCTCGACCTGGATCTGCCGGCCCTGGACGGAACGGCGATCGCCCGTCAGCTGCGCGCCATGGGCTATGAGCTGCCACTGGTGGCGGTGACCGCGCGGTCCGATGCCTATGCGGAGGCGCAGGTGCTGGCCGCCGGTTTCGACGGCTTCCTGCGCAAGCCGGTCACGGGCGACATGCTGGTGGCGGCCATCGTGCAGGCTCGCAGCAAGCGCCAGGGTGAGGGCTGA
- a CDS encoding YceI family protein, whose product MRPRLLLLPLLLAAAPAWAQLDTYRLDPVHTRVLFTIDHAGYSQAMGTVSGSEGHLQFDPDNWREATLQVDVPVARLDLGDAKWNQATLARSLLDGERFPSARFVSSRVEPIDANHARVFGTLTLRGVSQEVALDVTLNAIKRYPLPPFRRTAGFSASTTLSRRAFGITAWPGVIGDAVQVRIEAEAFLDRSDRPGTPAPVPHSDSKTAPKDPA is encoded by the coding sequence ATGCGACCCCGCCTGCTCCTGCTGCCGTTGCTGCTCGCCGCTGCGCCCGCCTGGGCACAGCTCGATACCTACCGGCTGGATCCGGTGCACACGCGGGTGCTGTTCACGATCGATCATGCCGGCTACTCGCAGGCCATGGGGACGGTATCGGGCAGTGAGGGCCACCTTCAGTTCGATCCCGACAACTGGCGCGAGGCAACCCTGCAGGTCGATGTGCCGGTCGCCCGGCTGGATCTGGGAGATGCCAAATGGAACCAGGCCACGCTGGCCCGCAGCCTGCTTGATGGCGAGCGGTTTCCCAGCGCCCGGTTCGTATCGTCGCGGGTCGAACCGATCGATGCGAACCACGCCCGTGTGTTCGGCACGCTGACCCTGCGCGGGGTCAGCCAGGAGGTCGCGCTGGATGTGACCCTCAATGCCATCAAACGCTATCCGTTGCCGCCGTTCCGCCGCACCGCGGGTTTTTCCGCCAGCACCACGTTGAGCCGCCGCGCGTTCGGCATCACCGCCTGGCCCGGGGTGATCGGCGACGCGGTACAGGTACGGATCGAGGCCGAGGCCTTCCTCGACCGCAGCGACAGGCCGGGAACTCCTGCCCCGGTTCCCCACTCCGACAGCAAGACGGCCCCCAAGGACCCCGCATGA